Proteins co-encoded in one Streptomyces sp. JH34 genomic window:
- the scy gene encoding polarized growth protein Scy, translating to MRGYESQQSHRADDDHLSRFEAEMDRLKTDREKAVQHAEDLGYQVEVLRAKLHEARRSLATRPAHDGADIGYQAEQMLRNAQIQADQLRTDAERELREARAQTQRILQEHAEHQARLQAELHAEAVQRRQRLDQELAERRQTVESHVNENVAWAEQLRARTESQARRLLDESRTEAEQSLAAARAEAARLADETRRRLNSEAEAARGEAEATLLRARRDAERLLEAASSQAQEATSHAEQLRSTATAETQQTRQQTAELNRTAEQRTQEAETRLREARLEAEKVLAEAKEAAVKRLAGAESQNEQRTRTAKSEIARLVGEATKQAETLKEEAEQALVDARAEAERVVAEAAEKARTLAAEDAAAQLAKAARSAEEVLTKASEDARSTTKAAGEEADRIRREAEAEADRLRGEAAEQADQLKGAAKDDTKEYRAKTVELQEEARRLRGEAEQLRSEAVAEGERIRGEARREAVQQLEEGARTAEELLTKAKSDAEELRTSAGTESERVRTEAAERAATLRKQAEEALERSRAEAEKLRAEAEEQAAALTAAAEKAAGELREETERGVEARKAEAAEELARLHTEAESRVAAAEEALGEARTEAERIRRETGEESERLRAEAAERVRTLQEQAATEAERVRTEAAADAARSRAEGESVAVRLRGEAAAEAERLKTEAQEKADRVRSEAAAAAERVGTEAAEALAAAQEEANRRRRAAEEALDSARAEAEQERERAREQSEELLASARKRVEEAQAEAQRLVQEAESRAAELVSAAEQTAQQVRDSVAGLQEQAEEEITGLRSAAEHVAERTKSEAQEEADRVRSDAYAERERASEDANRIRQVAHEESEAAKTLAERTVSEAITESEKLRSDTSEYSQRVRTEASDALAAAEQDASRARADGREDANRIRSEAAAQADRLMAEATSESERVRTEAAEQSERFVGEATDEAERLRAEAAQTVASAQEHAARTREESERLRADAESAAEQLRAEARQEADRLLDEAREAAAKRRADAAEQADQLVEKAQEEALRAATEAEEQADRMVGAARNEAVRITSEATVKGNSLVERARTDADELLVGARRDSTATRERAEELRTRIESEIEELHERARRETSEQMKTAGERVDKLMKAATEQRAEAEAKAKELLSDANSEASKVRIAAVKRAESLLKEAETKKAELTRVAEKLRADAEAEATQMVDEGRRELELLVRRREDINTEISRVQDVLEALESFEAPGGTGKAAGGGAAGVKAGATAGTRSGGKASGG from the coding sequence GTGCGGGGCTACGAGAGCCAGCAGAGCCACCGAGCTGACGACGACCATCTCTCGCGGTTCGAAGCCGAGATGGACCGGCTGAAGACCGACCGGGAGAAGGCCGTCCAGCACGCCGAGGACCTCGGCTACCAGGTCGAGGTCTTGCGCGCCAAGCTGCACGAGGCACGGCGCAGTCTGGCGACCCGTCCCGCGCACGACGGCGCGGACATCGGCTACCAGGCCGAACAGATGCTCCGCAACGCGCAGATCCAGGCCGACCAGCTGCGCACCGACGCCGAGCGCGAGCTCCGCGAGGCCAGGGCGCAGACGCAGCGGATCCTGCAGGAGCACGCGGAGCACCAGGCCCGTCTGCAGGCCGAGTTGCACGCCGAGGCGGTCCAGCGGCGGCAGCGGCTCGACCAGGAGCTGGCCGAGCGCCGGCAGACCGTCGAGTCCCACGTCAACGAGAACGTCGCCTGGGCCGAGCAGTTGCGGGCCAGGACCGAGTCCCAGGCCCGCCGGCTGCTGGACGAGTCGCGCACGGAGGCCGAGCAGTCGCTGGCGGCCGCCCGCGCCGAGGCGGCCCGGCTGGCGGACGAGACCCGCCGGCGCCTCAACTCCGAGGCCGAGGCGGCGCGTGGCGAGGCCGAGGCCACGCTGCTGCGGGCCCGCAGGGACGCCGAGCGACTGCTGGAGGCCGCCTCCTCCCAGGCGCAGGAGGCCACCAGCCACGCCGAGCAGCTCCGCTCGACGGCCACCGCCGAGACCCAGCAGACACGTCAGCAGACCGCTGAGCTGAACCGCACCGCGGAGCAGCGCACGCAGGAGGCCGAGACCCGGCTGCGCGAGGCCAGGCTGGAGGCCGAGAAGGTCCTCGCCGAGGCGAAGGAGGCCGCGGTCAAGCGGCTGGCCGGCGCCGAGTCGCAGAACGAGCAGCGCACCCGTACGGCCAAGTCCGAGATCGCCCGGCTGGTCGGCGAGGCCACCAAGCAGGCCGAGACGCTCAAGGAGGAGGCCGAGCAGGCCCTGGTCGACGCCCGCGCGGAGGCCGAGCGCGTGGTCGCCGAGGCCGCCGAGAAGGCCCGCACCCTCGCCGCGGAGGACGCCGCCGCCCAGCTCGCGAAGGCGGCCCGCAGCGCCGAGGAGGTCCTGACCAAGGCCTCCGAGGACGCCAGGTCGACCACCAAGGCGGCCGGCGAGGAGGCCGACCGGATCCGCCGTGAGGCCGAGGCCGAGGCGGACCGGCTGCGCGGCGAGGCCGCCGAGCAGGCCGACCAGCTCAAGGGCGCCGCCAAGGACGACACCAAGGAGTACCGGGCCAAGACCGTCGAGCTGCAGGAGGAGGCGCGCCGCCTCCGCGGCGAGGCCGAGCAGCTCCGCTCCGAGGCCGTGGCCGAGGGCGAGCGGATCCGCGGCGAGGCCCGCCGCGAGGCCGTGCAGCAGCTCGAGGAGGGTGCCCGCACCGCCGAGGAGCTGCTCACCAAGGCCAAGTCCGACGCCGAGGAGCTGCGCACCTCGGCCGGCACCGAGAGCGAGCGCGTCAGGACCGAGGCGGCCGAGCGTGCCGCCACCCTGCGCAAGCAGGCCGAGGAAGCGCTGGAACGCAGCCGCGCCGAGGCCGAGAAGCTGCGCGCCGAGGCGGAGGAGCAGGCCGCCGCCCTGACCGCCGCGGCGGAGAAGGCGGCCGGGGAACTGCGCGAGGAGACCGAGCGCGGGGTCGAGGCACGCAAGGCCGAGGCGGCCGAGGAGCTGGCCCGGCTGCACACCGAGGCCGAGTCCCGGGTCGCCGCCGCCGAGGAGGCCCTGGGCGAGGCGCGCACGGAGGCGGAACGGATCCGCCGCGAGACGGGCGAGGAGTCCGAGCGGCTGCGCGCCGAGGCCGCCGAACGCGTGCGGACGCTCCAGGAGCAGGCCGCCACGGAGGCCGAACGCGTGCGGACCGAGGCCGCCGCGGACGCGGCGCGGTCCCGCGCCGAAGGCGAGTCCGTGGCCGTACGGCTGCGCGGCGAGGCCGCCGCCGAGGCGGAGCGGCTGAAGACCGAGGCGCAGGAGAAGGCCGACCGGGTTCGCTCCGAGGCCGCGGCCGCCGCCGAGCGCGTCGGCACGGAGGCCGCCGAGGCCCTGGCCGCCGCGCAGGAGGAGGCCAACCGTCGGCGCCGCGCCGCCGAGGAGGCACTCGACTCCGCGCGCGCCGAGGCGGAGCAGGAGCGCGAGCGCGCCCGCGAACAGAGCGAGGAGCTCCTCGCGTCGGCCCGGAAGCGGGTCGAGGAGGCACAGGCCGAGGCCCAGCGTCTGGTCCAGGAGGCGGAGAGCCGGGCCGCCGAGCTGGTCTCCGCCGCCGAGCAGACCGCCCAGCAGGTGCGGGACTCGGTCGCCGGACTGCAGGAGCAGGCCGAGGAGGAGATCACCGGTCTGCGGTCCGCCGCCGAGCACGTGGCGGAACGGACGAAGAGCGAGGCCCAGGAGGAGGCGGACCGGGTCAGGTCCGACGCCTACGCCGAGCGCGAGCGGGCGAGCGAGGACGCCAACCGCATCCGCCAGGTCGCGCACGAGGAGTCGGAGGCCGCGAAGACACTGGCCGAGCGGACCGTCTCCGAGGCCATCACCGAGTCGGAGAAGCTGCGTTCGGACACGTCCGAGTACAGCCAGCGGGTCCGTACGGAGGCCTCCGACGCCCTCGCGGCGGCGGAGCAGGACGCCTCGCGCGCCCGTGCCGACGGCCGTGAGGACGCCAACCGCATCCGTTCCGAGGCGGCCGCCCAGGCCGACCGGCTCATGGCGGAGGCCACGAGCGAGAGCGAGCGGGTCCGCACCGAGGCCGCCGAGCAGTCGGAACGCTTCGTCGGTGAGGCGACCGACGAGGCGGAGAGGCTGCGCGCGGAGGCGGCGCAGACCGTCGCTTCGGCCCAGGAGCACGCGGCCCGTACCCGCGAGGAGTCCGAGCGGCTGCGCGCCGACGCCGAGTCGGCGGCGGAGCAACTTCGCGCGGAGGCCCGCCAGGAGGCCGACCGGCTGCTGGACGAGGCGCGGGAGGCCGCGGCGAAGCGTCGTGCGGACGCCGCCGAACAGGCCGACCAGCTCGTCGAGAAGGCCCAGGAGGAGGCACTGCGCGCCGCCACCGAGGCCGAGGAACAGGCCGACCGGATGGTCGGAGCCGCCCGCAACGAGGCCGTCCGGATCACGTCCGAGGCCACGGTCAAGGGCAACTCCCTGGTGGAGCGGGCCCGTACGGACGCGGACGAGCTCCTCGTCGGCGCCCGCCGGGACTCCACCGCGACCCGGGAGCGTGCGGAGGAGCTCAGGACCCGGATCGAGAGCGAGATCGAGGAACTGCACGAGCGCGCCCGGCGCGAGACCTCCGAGCAGATGAAGACGGCCGGCGAGCGCGTCGACAAGCTGATGAAGGCGGCGACGGAGCAGCGGGCCGAGGCCGAGGCCAAGGCCAAGGAACTGCTGTCGGACGCCAATTCGGAGGCGAGCAAGGTCCGTATCGCCGCGGTCAAGCGCGCCGAGTCGCTCCTCAAGGAGGCCGAGACCAAGAAGGCCGAGCTGACCCGGGTGGCCGAGAAGCTGCGCGCCGACGCGGAGGCCGAGGCGACGCAGATGGTCGATGAGGGCCGTCGGGAGCTGGAGTTGCTGGTCCGCAGACGCGAGGACATCAATACGGAGATCTCCCGTGTCCAGGACGTCCTGGAGGCGTTGGAGTCTTTCGAGGCTCCGGGCGGAACGGGCAAGGCCGCGGGCGGTGGTGCCGCAGGTGTCAAGGCCGGTGCGACGGCGGGTACCCGGTCGGGTGGCAAGGCGTCGGGCGGGTAG
- a CDS encoding cellulose-binding protein has protein sequence MSDPSSPFGFELVRRGYDRGQVDDRITKLVADRDSALARITSLEKRIEELHLETQNAQAQVNDAEPSYAGLGARVEKILRLAEEEAKDLREEARRAAEQHRELAESAAQQVRNDAETFAAERKAKAEDEGVRIVEKAQGEATTLRSDAQKDAQQKREEADALFEETRAKAAQAAADFETNLAKRREQSERDLASRQAKAEKRLAEIEHRAEQLRLEAEKLRTDAERRARQTVETAQRQAEDIVADANAKADRIRSESERELAALTNRRDSINAQLTNVREMLATLTGAAVAAAGSPAEDESATRGVPAQQTR, from the coding sequence ATGAGCGACCCTTCCTCCCCCTTCGGCTTCGAGCTCGTGCGACGTGGATACGACCGCGGTCAGGTGGACGACCGCATTACCAAACTCGTCGCCGACCGTGACAGCGCGCTCGCACGCATCACCTCTCTGGAAAAGCGCATCGAGGAGCTCCATCTCGAGACGCAGAACGCCCAGGCCCAGGTCAACGACGCGGAGCCGTCGTACGCCGGTCTCGGTGCCCGCGTCGAGAAGATCCTCCGCCTCGCCGAGGAGGAGGCGAAGGACCTGCGTGAGGAGGCCCGCCGCGCGGCCGAGCAGCACCGCGAGCTGGCCGAGTCGGCCGCCCAGCAGGTGCGCAACGACGCGGAGACCTTCGCCGCGGAGCGCAAGGCGAAGGCCGAGGACGAGGGCGTCCGTATCGTCGAGAAGGCCCAGGGCGAGGCGACCACGCTGCGCTCCGACGCCCAGAAGGACGCCCAGCAGAAGCGCGAGGAGGCGGACGCCCTCTTCGAGGAGACCCGCGCCAAGGCCGCCCAGGCCGCCGCGGACTTCGAGACGAACCTCGCCAAGCGCCGTGAGCAGTCGGAGCGCGACCTCGCGTCCCGTCAGGCGAAGGCCGAGAAGCGCCTCGCCGAGATCGAGCACCGCGCCGAGCAGCTCCGCCTGGAGGCCGAGAAGCTCCGCACGGACGCCGAGCGCCGGGCCCGCCAGACGGTGGAGACCGCTCAGCGCCAGGCCGAGGACATCGTGGCCGACGCGAACGCCAAGGCCGACCGGATCCGCAGCGAGTCGGAGCGCGAGCTGGCGGCGCTCACCAACCGCCGCGACTCGATCAACGCCCAGCTGACCAACGTCCGCGAGATGCTGGCCACGCTGACGGGTGCCGCGGTCGCCGCCGCCGGTTCCCCGGCCGAGGACGAGTCCGCCACCCGTGGGGTCCCCGCCCAGCAGACCCGCTGA
- a CDS encoding ATP-binding cassette domain-containing protein — protein sequence MIELDGLTKRFGNKVAVDRLSCRVRPGMVTGFLGPNGAGKSTTMRMMLGLDNPTSGTVRIDGRHYRDLQEPLKHIGALLDAKSMHGGRSAYNNLLCLAQSNGIPASRVSHVLDTVGLTAVAKKKSKGFSLGMGQRLGIAAALLGDPEILMFDEPVNGLDPEGIHWIRNLMKTLAAEGRTIFVSSHLMSEMALTADHLIVIGQGRLLADTSMADFIHENSRSFVRMRSPEQERLRDLLHAEGVVAVESGNGTLEIDDEAPERLGELAGRHGIVLHELSAQRASLEEAFMQMTAGSVEYHAHSDRDGAPPPPVGPHWGEQWNERQTGGTAGERTTGV from the coding sequence ATGATCGAGCTCGACGGCCTCACCAAACGCTTCGGCAACAAGGTTGCCGTCGACCGTCTGTCATGCCGGGTCAGACCGGGGATGGTGACGGGATTTCTCGGCCCCAACGGCGCGGGCAAGTCCACGACCATGCGGATGATGCTCGGCCTCGACAACCCGACCAGCGGCACGGTGCGGATCGACGGCCGCCACTACCGCGACCTCCAGGAGCCGCTCAAGCACATCGGGGCCCTGCTGGACGCCAAGTCGATGCACGGCGGGCGCAGCGCGTACAACAACCTCCTGTGTCTCGCCCAGAGCAACGGCATCCCGGCGAGCCGCGTCTCCCACGTGCTGGACACGGTCGGCCTGACCGCGGTGGCGAAGAAGAAGTCGAAGGGCTTCTCGCTCGGTATGGGCCAGCGGCTGGGAATCGCGGCCGCGCTGCTCGGGGACCCCGAGATCCTGATGTTCGACGAACCCGTCAACGGACTGGACCCGGAGGGGATCCACTGGATCAGGAATCTGATGAAGACCCTCGCGGCGGAAGGCCGGACGATCTTCGTCTCCTCGCACCTGATGAGTGAGATGGCACTGACCGCCGATCATCTGATCGTCATCGGACAGGGCAGACTGCTCGCGGACACCTCCATGGCGGACTTCATCCACGAGAACTCCCGCAGCTTCGTGCGGATGCGCTCCCCGGAACAGGAGCGTCTGCGCGATCTCCTGCACGCGGAGGGCGTCGTCGCGGTCGAATCGGGCAACGGGACGCTGGAGATCGACGACGAGGCACCCGAGCGGCTCGGGGAGCTCGCCGGCCGGCACGGGATCGTGCTGCACGAGCTCAGCGCCCAGCGGGCCTCCCTGGAGGAGGCGTTCATGCAGATGACGGCGGGCTCCGTCGAGTACCACGCCCATTCCGATCGCGACGGTGCCCCTCCACCGCCGGTGGGCCCGCACTGGGGCGAGCAGTGGAACGAGCGGCAGACCGGCGGCACGGCCGGCGAACGTACGACGGGGGTGTGA
- a CDS encoding ABC transporter permease subunit, translated as MASVPAVLNSEWTKIRTVSSTTWTLICAFLVTVAMGAALSALLNSQFDDLSAAEQATFDPTFVSFSGMVLGQLAMVVFGVLVVGTEYSSGMIRTSLAAVPQRGSFLFSKVAVAGVLALVVGLATSFVTFFLSQALLGDRGTDIGAENVLRAVVGGGIYMGLIAVFSMGVATMLRSSMLSLGILMPFFFLVSQILSAVPGAKSVARYFPDRAGSKIMQVVPDAMNSDPAPYGPWAGLGIMALWVVAALVGGYLVLKKRDA; from the coding sequence ATGGCATCGGTACCCGCGGTCCTGAATTCCGAGTGGACCAAGATCCGTACGGTCTCGTCGACCACCTGGACGCTGATCTGCGCGTTCCTCGTCACCGTCGCCATGGGCGCGGCGCTGAGCGCTCTGCTGAACAGCCAGTTCGACGATCTCTCCGCCGCCGAGCAGGCCACCTTCGACCCGACGTTCGTGAGCTTCTCCGGGATGGTCCTCGGGCAGCTGGCGATGGTCGTCTTCGGTGTCCTCGTGGTGGGCACCGAGTACAGCTCGGGCATGATCCGCACCTCGCTGGCGGCCGTGCCGCAGCGCGGGTCGTTCCTCTTCAGCAAGGTCGCGGTCGCGGGCGTCCTGGCGCTGGTGGTCGGCCTCGCCACCAGCTTCGTGACGTTCTTCCTCAGCCAGGCGCTGCTCGGCGACCGCGGCACGGACATCGGTGCGGAGAACGTACTGCGCGCGGTGGTCGGCGGCGGCATCTACATGGGTCTGATCGCGGTCTTCTCGATGGGCGTGGCCACGATGCTGCGCAGCTCCATGCTGTCGCTGGGCATCCTGATGCCGTTCTTCTTCCTCGTCTCGCAGATCCTCTCGGCGGTCCCGGGCGCGAAGAGCGTCGCCCGGTACTTCCCCGACCGGGCCGGATCCAAGATCATGCAGGTGGTCCCCGACGCCATGAACAGCGACCCGGCGCCGTACGGTCCGTGGGCCGGGCTCGGGATCATGGCGCTGTGGGTGGTGGCCGCGCTCGTCGGCGGCTACCTCGTGCTGAAGAAGCGGGACGCCTGA